A region from the Salminus brasiliensis chromosome 22, fSalBra1.hap2, whole genome shotgun sequence genome encodes:
- the csf3a gene encoding colony stimulating factor 3 (granulocyte) a yields the protein MHLFLGLPLTLCVLSLASSAPVLESRRDMQDPKFEDAVENGHSLISKILSNLPAVHKSWIHSESLSLDRNDSGKLQYLKDILNLPTAPALKPLSDDFTLAACLGQIAEGLRLHQTTLTVVNKLALVKSEKVDGLLYDIRDLLTQVQKMQKLTGTTSAPETQAVAENQLQTNLAPRLQDEYTSQVAAHLVLLQLRDFSQDVSRSFRSIISLLFADPDSQTTVGWN from the exons ATGCATCTCTTCCTCG GACTCCCCCTGACCTTGTGTGTCTTGAGCCTTGCGAGCTCTGCACCCGTATTGGAATCAAGGAGAGACATGCAGGATCCGAAATTTGAGGACGCTGTGGAAAACGGGCACAGCCTTATCAGCAAGATTCTCAGCAACCTTCCCGCGGTGCACAAGTCGTGGATCCACTCAGAG AGTCTGTCTCTGGACAGAAATGACTCAGGCAAACTCCAGTACCTGAAAGACATCCTCAACTTACCCACAGCGCCTGCTCTTAAGCCCCTCTCGGACGACTTCACACTG GCTGCTTGCTTGGGTCAGATAGCTGAAGGTCTCAGGTtgcaccaaaccactctgacaGTGGTCAACAAGCTAGCGCTCGTCAAGTCAGAGAAGGTGGACGGACTTCTGTACGACATCCGAGATCTTCTAACGCAGGTTCAAAAG atgcagaagtTGACAGGAACAACGAGCGCCCCAGAAACCCAGGCAGTAGCAGAGAACCAGCTGCAGACGAACTTGGCTCCTCGACTACAAGATGAATATACGTCCCAGGTGGCAGCGCACCTGGTCCTGCTCCAACTGCGGGACTTCAGCCAGGACGTCAGCCGCAGCTTCCGGAGCATCATCTCCCTCTTATTTGCTGACCCGGACAGCCAGACCACAGTGGGATGGAACTAA